A single Desulfofalx alkaliphila DSM 12257 DNA region contains:
- a CDS encoding DUF6906 family protein: protein MRGKKPNLRQKRLIARARLNPNNWLVTKNPVGELYIQHRHTGSERVIKLRGNGNAAG, encoded by the coding sequence ATGCGGGGTAAAAAGCCAAATTTAAGACAGAAAAGGTTAATAGCAAGAGCTAGACTGAACCCAAATAATTGGCTAGTGACTAAAAATCCCGTTGGTGAGCTATATATTCAACACCGCCACACTGGCAGTGAACGAGTAATAAAACTAAGGGGTAATGGCAATGCAGCAGGCTAA